The Drosophila biarmipes strain raj3 chromosome X, RU_DBia_V1.1, whole genome shotgun sequence genome includes the window caaaaataaaagaatgcATACGagttgcatttaaaatttcgaaactttatttttgggtaattttataGGTGCCTATTACATGCATTTTATGAGTTTCAACCTAAATACAATCATAGGAATACATTGCCTAAGAATAACACCCAAACAAGTCGAAGATTAACTGATGAAACCTCAAATATAACAATGGGTATTTGAACTTTAAGAGGTTATTGACATCTTTGCTATGATAACATACAATACAAAACCGAAAAGCTTTgcaatttgtatatttaaatggTTCTATAAATATACCTGTTGATAGATGGTTTTTTCTTACTTCTTAACTTGATTGTAAGAATAGTGGATTGGATTTTATAAtgccaacaaaaataaatcagaaatgcttaagtattttataatactctattttattctatatttattcttaaaatctaGATAATCTTTAGCATCGATATAAGGTTTGAAAGCTAACTTCTTGAGAAACTGGGTCAAACTCTGGTGAGCAAAAATCGCTCTTTTAGCTCTcgaaatcaagaaaatattgcTACAACTGTCCATAAATATTCACCATATATTTACCATAAACGAAGTTGGccttaaaaaagaaagttatTCGTTAAAATGTTCAGTATGTCACGTACATTTCCTGATAATATAACAATCTCCTGGGCTGCGTTAATTCAGGTAGATAACTTTATCATACTTACGGTCATAAATGCTTTCCTCAGAGACCCTAAACAAAGTCATGGCTATTAGGCAGTTTGTTTACCCAGTTGCTTTCAATTACTGTCTGGGGGAACCGCACCCATTGGCGGATATTTATGTTTCCGAAATTCGTTAAACATCTCAAGTGGTTGCTAAGGCTTTCAACTTTTGCTGATCAAGCTTAACTTGctctttttttatgatttttataaccttgcagagggtgtaatgatttcagtcagaagtttgcaacgcagtgcagGAGACGTTACGAGGAGACgacgaccccataaagtatatatattcttgatcagcatcactagacgagtcgatctagccttgtccgtctgtccgtccgtccgtccgcctgtccgtcagtttccacgcaaactagtctctcagtttgaaggctatcgggctgaaacttttccaaacgtcttctttctattgcaggtagtatataagtcggaaccagccggatcggacaactatatcttatagctcccatatgaacgatcggggaaaaaattttaaaagaattatatcttcggtgttattttaaaatacaaccttctaagctaggaaatagcatttttaattagttataaatttcgaattaaattgtatcaaaatcggacgactatatcatatagctgtcataggaacgatcggaaaattggtgggaaaataatatgaaacaaattatagcttcgtcGTTTTTGgccatattatcttataatattgggaataacattttttatatttttaagaatttcgaatttaatttaataaaaatcggactactctaacatatagctgtcaaagaagcggtcagagaaataatgaaataatttttttttaatatcactgaagctagcaacagtccttaaaaattttcacaatTTATTTCACAAGGGTATGccaacttcggcttgccaaaggtcacttcctttcttgtttttcctgATTCTGATGAAAAAAGCGGAATTCAATTGAAGCGTATTTCCCCTAACTGTTGGGGGAAAGAAGATAGCCAGTGGAAATTTCCGAGCTATCTTTGCGCCCCTAAGTGTAGGCTCATTCATGGGGCATATAGTATGGATGAGACATGTGTTCGGCGGCGATTGCAGTTTGATGATCAAGGAACTGATGGGCGGCGATGCTATAATCATTACGGCATTACGTTCGATTAATCAATTGGCTTCGATTGGATCGGCTGATTGGAACCGAGTTCTGTTATGATATTTATGGACGTAATAGCTGGAACCTACGTAGTTCTATTTATTAAATGCGAAGCTGAACTGTAGTATTGCCTTTCATCTATTTAGATTAcatatttcattataaatatatgagttcttaagtttttatgttgttaaataaatgtaagaaAATACAAACCTGGGAAGGGGAATTGGAAATACCCCTATTTCTGTCCCCCAGTTATTATAAAAAGGTCGAGCAGTCTTTAACgttatataattttcttatGAACCTCACCATTTTCTTGGtgttacaatttttgtttttcaaatgaTCTAATTAACTTGAACCAAAGTTCATAGAAAATATTGTTAGGCTTTCTAGAAAGTCTAAATTCCTAGCTTATCTCTTATCATAGACGGTATTTATAGTATATTATCTTTAAGGGTAGGGTTTTGCGACATTATCATATCTATAAAGCGTATAGttctttgatatttttttatttcacattAATTACATAAGAAAACGACAATTTTTAACTTAAGAGGTattataacattatttttgtttattttcacaTCAATTACATAAGAAAAGGCGATTTTTAACTCAAGAGATATAATAACTttggatttggttttaaattaaacattaattacaaaagaaaaaaacgatttttaacTTGAGAGATAttcgaatattttttttttgtttttaattttcacattCGTTTAAATTTCCCAttaaaaacatacaaaaataacatttttagctcaatttttttgttttaattttacaaaatttaaaaaggaaaaattgtatttttaactttacaatatatataagaaaatgGGGATTTTTAACTTAAGAGATATAATAAAAGACTTATTGCTTACCCAACGTCTGTCACCTTTGATAATATAAGCATACCTGCATATActatatgtttatttttaactcaAACTTGAAAAGAAATCCATATTTATCTCACCAATATTTTCCTTGTCATTCCAGCTCGCTGACGTTTTGGAGAATCAGTACCAGTTCAGCAAAGATGACGCCGCTCAGGCCACCCAGAACTTCCTGAAGGCCTTCCGCCGCTGCCCGGACAACTCGCAGACGTCGCTGGACTCGTGGCGCACCCACCTGTGGCGCGAGTCCCTGCCAGCACGCCACAAGCACCTGGCCGAGCAGATCTATCCGCAGTGGCTGAAGCTGCGCTACCGTTACCTGGCCGTGCCGGCGGACTATGTCCAGCTATTGCTGCGGATGCGCCAGGCGGGCTATGCTCTGGCCCTCATCACCAATGGACCCTCGAACGCCCAGTGGGAGAAAGTGTCCAAGCTGCATGTACGCGGCTACTTCGACTGCGTGCTGGTCTCGTCGGACCTGCCGTGGGAGAAGCCGCATCCGGAGATCTTCAATGCCGCCTGCTATTTCCTCAATGTCAAGGCGGAGGAGTGCGCCATGATTGGCGACAAGCTGGAGACGGATATTATGGTGGGTTCAACAAGGTTTCTTTAACCGAACCCGACAAACTGAACTTCCATTTTGCTCTCAGGGTGGTCACCTGGCCCAGCTGGGTCTCACCTTCTGGACGCCACTAAGCAATAGCAGCTCGGCCTCGCAATCGCTGGAGGATGTGGAGTACAAGCCGCACGTCAAGCTGTCCAATCTGCTGGAGCTTTACAAGTACTTCCCGCGCCTCAATGCCATTGCGCCGCCGGACACGCCGTCGACCTCCAGGCGCCGCGGCAGCCACATGAGTGCCAGCAGCCAGAGCTCccacagcggcagcagctccagcacGAGCTGCGAGCCAGGAAGTGGCCATGGGTACCTTTACCAtctgcaccagcagcagcagcagcagcagaggccGCGACCCTATCGACGCGGCGCCTCCATGCCCGCCATGGATTGCTCCAACAGCGAGGCGGAGAACAGCTGCGATAGCTTCCTCTAGACGGAGAAGGAGGAAGGAGTGAGGATGAAGAAGGATCCTAGGATCCAAGGATCAGAACGGATTGATCGGGAGATTGTTGAAAAAATGTACCTTCAgtttacaaaactatagcTAAAGAGGATCGCAGAGAGATAAAGTTATAATCACAGAGGGACGAAGGACGAGGGACAGCCAGGAGAATTGGAAACGAATGCAGGAATACAAAGTTCAACTATTAGCGGGAGGAGCCCCGGAACCACGGTGAATCTCGATATCTGCCATTAGACTAAAATTAGGGctagcaaaaaacaaaacaaaaaaacagcATCGGAGCACACAAACTACAGCATACAAGAGTACACACTACCAAGCAGAATAACTAAGAATAACTAAAATCGAGGACAGGAAGCAAAGCAAccaaatgtatttttctaaGCGAATTTTCTGTcacatattttgtaaattgatATAACACGCAACCGAAAGTACGTCAGGGTGAACGCAAaatacaaaacacaaaaaaaagcgaaaacgTTAAAGTAAATCAGTGAGAAACCACAACACGAACCTTTTGAGACACTGAcgagcaacaaaaaaataaaaataacaatctGTAGTTATAGCAGGCGATGGATGTACGTGAATGTTAACTATTGTCTTAGTCGTAGCCTTTAGTCGGGTACTCTGTTGGCAAATTGTTATTTGCAACCACCACTCCTCCTCACCCACTCCCCATTTACACCAGCCCCAGGTTATTCCGCACCCACAAGAAAAGCATCGTTGATGATATAGATCCAGAACACAAATGCCACCAGGCGCATGTGGGAGCACTGTTGaacatggaaatggaaaataaatgaCACTGCAAAAGCTAAACGTAACAgagttttcatttcaattattcGAACTATttaggaaaataattttggatGTACTTCACTTTAAAATCGACTTATAATGGGTGAACTTTTGAAATTACATTGTAATGTATCACTTTGGATTTCGTTCTTACTCGATGAAAAAAACAGGTACATTTAGATTAGAAACTGCAGAGAATTTTGTACCAGAACTTTAGAGGCATGGCTCTTTCAAATTGGAATACTAGGGGATAAGttatatattcttaaaactatttttttcgAAGTTCAATACCCTTCCCTCTGAAAATACCTTTGATGAACTTATACCAACATTAGGCTTTTAAAAATGGCCAGtctaaaatataaatctaTTTATATCCATTTTAAAACAATCTATTAATCTATGTATATCCCAAAACTTCAAGATGATATCTTGCATCTCTTTCTAAAACATGCACTACCAAACTATCATTGGCTTTTCCCTTAAGTAAAAACACTTCCTTTTTAATCATAGTAAAATAAGcttgatttgttttttatttattttgggggatttgtttgtttatagACTACAAATACGCTATACGGTAAAATGGTATATCGCTTGCAGAGTCAGCAAATAAAAGTTGTAACCAACGCTGAATTTCGCGCAGTTTGATGCTAACGTCAACTGGCTGtataattttcttgttttttcttcTCCTCACATATaccatacatacatatacacacggttatatataattataatcaaagtCACGTACacgtaaaaaaaaatcgattacAAATTACACATTTCgaaaaataagaacattttcACGCGATACCGAGGCATATTGAAAATTCGGCTGGCTAGCTAGGCTTGCTCTTGGCTTTTCCTAAGTTCGACATCTATGCGCTTTTAGTTTCTTCTCCATCAAAAAAAAGAGCACTCTTCAGACTACAAAATACCCTAAGAACCCTTGACTGGAAATGGATTATACATAGATAATGGACAAAAAGTATAAGAAAACGTAACGTAACATAACATGGAGTAggtttttgaagtttttttttttgtaaaggTTGCCGTTGTTATCGTAGTAGTAGTTAATAGCAGTTGTTGCTGTCGTCGTAGTATAGTTGCAGTAGTAGTTATCGTTTCCGTAAAGCATTGTACAACTCTTCCGCTTAAGTGTTAAGTCGATGGTCCACCCATCCTACGTCCCGCCTCACTATGCCCGCCTCACTCCGCGATTGGCCGTGTCAGTTGCTCCTCGATCTCCTCGATCTTTTTCCTGCGCTTCGTGAGCAGCGGATTGTTCGACTTGTCCAGCGCCTTGATTTGCATCTGAAAAATGCGAGATGATACGGATTAATAAGGCAATACTGGAGGAATAAGATATAGACTATCATGGGGTTACatgaaatcaatttttttttagtttaaattgtCTAGATTGCTCAATCAAAATTTCAACTCGATCGGACCAATAATTTATGATATATAGcctttgaaaattataaaaatattttggactaaaatttaaaaacccaaaaatatcaaccgaaaatttgtttattttcgtaAAACACAGCCGAAAATTCAACTTAAAATgttacattaaaattttctaaatCCTATCACcatttatcatttaatatttgaaatgtttgTCTTTAATAATACTAAGCAAACATATCCCTAACACGTAGCAAATTCTGCAAACTAAAGctatcatttaaaatattttaaaaacaatattgaaaaagtatTGAGTGATGAAGTTTCAATCAaggttttctttttaatcAAGGTGTTCTAGGCACATTAAACTGCGAGTTCCCTGTTGGTTCTTGCAATTAGTGACTTTCCAAATCACGATTAAAACAAAAGAGAGCAAAGAAAAGTATATACTTGCTAATTGCCTAAGCATATACAAATTGAAATCCATTTTCCCCTTGTGTAAACAAATGAACCGCACAGCGTACACactaattatattttatataacgAAATAAAGCAAGAAACCCTAACAATTCCAGCTAGGAGCGCGACCCACCTGATCGTAATCCACGCGCATGGTTGCCAGCGAGCGCGTCATCTCCTCCTGCACCTCCGGCCAGGTTTCCGTGCCCTCCTTGAGCATGCGACCCGTGCACAGGGGCGTCTGTGGCACCGCGTTGAACTGGGCGATCCACTTGTTGCGGATGACGTCCTGGATGCGCAACCGCTTGCTGGGATCCACGTTCAGCATGCCCTTGATCAGGTCCTTGGCCGCGGGGCTCACGTTCGTCCACTCCGGGTCGGGAAAGTCGTACTGACCGGTGCGGATGCGTTTCTTCATGCCGGGCGAGATGGCCAGACCGTGGTTGCTGTAGAACGGCGGGAAGCCGCACATAATGATGTACATCACCACGCCCAGCGACCAGATGTCACAGCTCTTGTCGTACTTCTCCGGGCCCAGGACCTCAGGAGCTGCAAAAAGAAgggtattattaaaatatgagCATTCAGGAGGCTTAATCTACTTTAATTTGTGACTTTAGGTACTAAAGACGCCATTTTTAATACCATTATatggtttattttattaagtttaCAGAAATTTAAAGAATATGTATCATTAATCTGTTTTTTTATCTCTTTCAAAGTAAGTCAATCGCAGTTCTTTCGCAATAAGATTGAGCACAAGGCtgcataaaattaaagaaaccGCAGAGAAAGTCCGCTCAGTATATTATAAAACGGGGGTGCATAAAAGAAACATCTAGTTAGATgcctatttaaatttttcactaTCAGCTTTGCTCTGTAGAAATATAAATCAACTCAATGCCATGCAATTTCCGGCACCAAAAATGATATAGCACAGTTCCGAATAGGTGAACAGCGgcttttaacaatttaaaagcCACTTTTCGTGACTAATGCTGTGCCTGACATGCTGTCAAGCCACTAATTGCTGTGAAATTCCTGCCAGAGGCACTCACCCACGTAATAGGGAGTGTAGCAGGGCGTCTGCAGCGTGTCGTTGGTGAATGTCTCCTTGGCGAAGCCAAAGTCCGTCAGCTTGAGGATCGCGTTCGGCTGTGAGGTGGTGTACAGCAAGTTCTCCGGCTTGAGGTCGCGATGGGCGATGTCGCGACTGTGCAGATAGTCTATCGCCGCGCAGATCTCGTGCATTATTTGGGCCGCCTCGCGCTCCGTGAAGGCGCCATCGGCCTTGTCCTGAATCCTCTGGAAGAGCTCACCGCCCTCCATGCACTCCATGACCACCAGGAGGCACTTCCGGCCGCTGTAGGTGTTCTCGTACACATCGATGATGTTCACAATGTGCCGGCAGCCGCTGACCCGCCAGTGGAGATCCACCTCGCGGCGCGCCTTCTCGTTGTCCAGCAGCACCTTGAGGGCGTAGTTCTGTTTGGTGCGGCGGTGGGTGCACTGCACCACCTTGCCATTGATCCCGAGACCCAGCACCGTGTCCGAGATCTCGTAGTCGTCCACCAGGGGGGTGGTCTTCGGTTGCCGTTGGTTCTGTAGCGAAAGCATTCTGGAATCGGCTGGTCTTTAACTAACTGCAAGGGAGAGAGGATCAGTGGGGTACAATTAATAGGGGTTTTTAATAGGTGATCTTAAAAAAGAACTTAgtgtttattaaaattctaaaaaaggTTCATAAATGAATGTGAATTAAGTAATACTAATGATTTGGAAGTACTTTATGCACCGATTTTTCGTTAATAATCACAATTTCCACCATAATTATGAtactataatatttatttttaattttcatttaattgttatttaacTAGTGAGCTAAATGTttgcaatttgttttaatttaatcataGTTTAAtagctttttaattattttaaataaacaaagtagGTATTTAAGTTTTGGAATTGGTTGATAAtagaaaatcaattaaaatacattaatgATTTAGAAATAATCTAAAGTGTTCATACAGTTTACacctattttttaattgtataatacatatttttaaattttataatatatattattttatttttttaagaaatcaccgcctaataaattttaaatgtagttCGACAGTTATATTAGACCTGATTGAGTACTAAATAACCtattaataattcaaatatttaaccaACACGTTGTATTTGCATATATCATATTAATGTGAAACCTTTTTTGTTAACACTTTATGGTTTAACGATTTTTGTGTTCACTGAGAAGCTCAAAAGTAGCCGCTCCGTGGccataaattgcatttaattattatCTTTTGCCAAAGTATACTAAATGGGGCTATAAATGTAAAGGTCAGTTAAGCAGTTGTAAGGCAATAGAGCTTTTTAATTACTGATCGACTTGTTGGGGGATTCCCCCGCCCTATG containing:
- the LOC108036043 gene encoding N-acylneuraminate-9-phosphatase; this encodes MAASKFPCGKPAIATHSHFDATCAKIRAFYFDLDNTLIPTRTGDSKAIRKLADVLENQYQFSKDDAAQATQNFLKAFRRCPDNSQTSLDSWRTHLWRESLPARHKHLAEQIYPQWLKLRYRYLAVPADYVQLLLRMRQAGYALALITNGPSNAQWEKVSKLHVRGYFDCVLVSSDLPWEKPHPEIFNAACYFLNVKAEECAMIGDKLETDIMGGHLAQLGLTFWTPLSNSSSASQSLEDVEYKPHVKLSNLLELYKYFPRLNAIAPPDTPSTSRRRGSHMSASSQSSHSGSSSSTSCEPGSGHGYLYHLHQQQQQQQRPRPYRRGASMPAMDCSNSEAENSCDSFL
- the LOC108036032 gene encoding MAP kinase-activated protein kinase 2 translates to MLSLQNQRQPKTTPLVDDYEISDTVLGLGINGKVVQCTHRRTKQNYALKVLLDNEKARREVDLHWRVSGCRHIVNIIDVYENTYSGRKCLLVVMECMEGGELFQRIQDKADGAFTEREAAQIMHEICAAIDYLHSRDIAHRDLKPENLLYTTSQPNAILKLTDFGFAKETFTNDTLQTPCYTPYYVAPEVLGPEKYDKSCDIWSLGVVMYIIMCGFPPFYSNHGLAISPGMKKRIRTGQYDFPDPEWTNVSPAAKDLIKGMLNVDPSKRLRIQDVIRNKWIAQFNAVPQTPLCTGRMLKEGTETWPEVQEEMTRSLATMRVDYDQMQIKALDKSNNPLLTKRRKKIEEIEEQLTRPIAE